In Kordia antarctica, the following proteins share a genomic window:
- a CDS encoding PorP/SprF family type IX secretion system membrane protein, which yields MRNKIIIIIVLLSTVFSLESFGQQDAQYTQYMYNTISVNPAYAGSRGVLSMAGLHRSQWVGLEGAPRTQTLSLHSPIGKKGKVGLGFSLINDQLGPTDETYFNIDFSYTVNTSEKGKLSFGLKAGGHLLDVCYSCLNEYSPGDVLLQTNIDNKFSPNIGVGIYYRNSESWYVGLSAPNLLETKHFDESSLSVAKERINLYLMGGVVFDMSDSVKFKPAILFKAVSGAPLQADLSANFLINDKLTLGAAYRWSAAFSGLVGLQLSDSFMIGFAYDRETTELGNTQFNDGSYEVFLRFELFSNRDKIISPRFF from the coding sequence ATGAGAAATAAAATCATCATCATCATAGTCTTATTGAGCACCGTATTTTCACTAGAAAGTTTTGGTCAACAGGACGCTCAGTATACGCAATACATGTACAATACCATAAGTGTCAATCCTGCCTATGCAGGGTCGAGAGGCGTATTAAGTATGGCGGGATTACATCGTTCACAATGGGTAGGTTTAGAAGGAGCACCTCGTACGCAAACACTTAGCTTACATTCTCCAATAGGAAAAAAGGGAAAAGTAGGTTTAGGATTTTCATTAATAAATGATCAATTAGGTCCAACGGATGAGACATACTTTAACATTGATTTCTCATATACGGTGAACACCTCAGAAAAAGGAAAACTATCTTTTGGTTTAAAAGCTGGTGGTCACTTATTAGATGTGTGTTATAGCTGTTTAAATGAATACAGTCCAGGAGATGTATTACTGCAAACCAACATTGATAACAAATTTTCGCCAAACATTGGAGTGGGAATATACTACCGGAACTCTGAAAGCTGGTATGTTGGTTTATCAGCACCAAATCTATTAGAAACAAAACATTTTGATGAATCTTCATTATCAGTTGCCAAAGAACGAATCAATCTGTACTTAATGGGTGGTGTAGTATTTGACATGAGTGATAGTGTGAAATTTAAGCCAGCCATACTATTTAAAGCAGTTTCTGGAGCGCCATTACAGGCAGACTTATCAGCAAACTTCTTAATAAATGACAAGTTAACGTTAGGAGCTGCCTATCGTTGGAGTGCCGCTTTTAGCGGATTGGTAGGACTTCAATTATCAGATAGCTTCATGATAGGATTTGCATACGATCGTGAAACAACGGAACTTGGAAATACACAATTCAATGACGGTTCATATGAAGTGTTTTTACGTTTCGAACTATTCAGTAACCGTGATAAAATAATCTCTCCAAGATTCTTCTAA
- a CDS encoding OmpA family protein, translating into MTRKKYIIYTLVSLFVLTSYAQERKLAKADKKYESYAFINAIEIYEEVAEGGYKSKELFEKLGNSYYYNADLIKASKWYGELFKLGEEVAPEYYFRYAQTLKAEKRYEESDQKMKEFNKLTGSDIRGNKFINTRNYLDQIAEKSDRFRIENLGVNSPYSDFAPSFYLENNLVFSSARDTGVATRFKHKWNARPFLDLYGAEVADNGNLSNVDKFSGKLNTKYHESTTVFSKDGNTMYFTRNNYYKGKYKKDEKGINKLKIFRATREDDRWTNIEELPFNSNLYSVAHPALSVDEKKLYFASDMPGTLGRSDLYVVDINDDGTFGEPKNLGKGINTEARENFPFISQDNELYFSSDGHVGLGGLDIFVMNLEDETLGIYNVGEPVNSSMDDFSFIINTKTKKGYFASNRDGGQGDDDIYSFLETKSIKWTCEQEIAGVVKDEKTNAIIAGANVKLFDKDNKELSNTYSDEQGNFRFPQIVNCNEVYFVRASKKEYNSAELLLPKQEEEGLREVTLLLEKEEVPFEVGDDLAVTLNIPIIYFDFDKSNIRPDAATELEKVVVVMKKYPTLKIDVRSHTDSRGGDAYNKRLSQRRNQSTRDYIVSRGIDASRLIGAGYGETRHVNKCSNGVKCTEEEHQLNRRSEFIVTER; encoded by the coding sequence ATGACACGAAAAAAATATATTATATATACCTTAGTAAGTTTGTTCGTTCTAACAAGTTATGCACAAGAGCGTAAACTTGCCAAAGCAGACAAAAAGTACGAGAGTTATGCGTTTATCAATGCGATAGAAATCTATGAAGAAGTTGCAGAAGGCGGATACAAATCCAAAGAATTATTTGAAAAATTAGGAAACTCTTACTACTATAACGCAGACTTAATCAAAGCGTCTAAATGGTATGGTGAGCTTTTCAAACTTGGAGAAGAAGTAGCACCAGAATACTATTTTCGCTATGCGCAAACATTAAAAGCAGAAAAGCGTTATGAAGAATCTGATCAAAAAATGAAAGAATTCAATAAACTTACTGGAAGCGATATTCGTGGAAACAAGTTTATCAATACACGTAACTATCTAGATCAAATAGCAGAAAAATCTGATCGCTTTCGCATCGAAAACTTAGGTGTCAACTCTCCATACTCAGACTTTGCACCATCATTCTATCTAGAAAATAATTTAGTATTCTCTTCCGCACGTGACACTGGTGTTGCAACTCGTTTCAAACACAAATGGAATGCACGCCCATTCTTAGACTTATACGGAGCAGAAGTAGCTGATAACGGAAACTTATCAAACGTAGATAAATTCTCAGGGAAATTAAACACAAAATATCACGAATCTACAACGGTTTTCTCAAAAGATGGAAACACAATGTACTTTACACGTAACAACTATTACAAGGGTAAATACAAAAAAGATGAAAAAGGAATCAACAAACTAAAAATATTTAGAGCAACACGTGAAGACGATCGTTGGACAAACATTGAAGAATTACCATTCAATAGTAATCTATACTCCGTAGCGCATCCAGCGTTAAGCGTAGACGAGAAAAAATTATACTTTGCTTCAGATATGCCAGGAACTCTTGGACGATCCGACTTATATGTTGTTGATATTAATGATGATGGAACTTTTGGCGAACCAAAAAATCTAGGAAAAGGAATCAACACGGAGGCAAGAGAAAACTTTCCGTTTATCAGTCAGGACAATGAATTATATTTCTCATCTGACGGACATGTTGGTCTAGGTGGATTAGATATATTTGTGATGAATCTAGAAGATGAAACACTAGGAATCTACAACGTCGGCGAACCTGTAAATAGTTCTATGGACGATTTTTCATTCATCATCAATACAAAAACAAAAAAAGGATACTTTGCATCTAATCGTGATGGCGGACAAGGTGACGACGACATCTATTCATTCCTCGAAACAAAATCTATCAAATGGACATGTGAGCAAGAAATTGCAGGAGTTGTAAAAGATGAAAAAACGAACGCAATCATTGCAGGAGCAAACGTAAAACTATTTGACAAAGACAACAAAGAATTAAGTAACACATACAGTGACGAACAAGGAAACTTCCGATTCCCACAAATAGTAAACTGTAATGAAGTATACTTTGTAAGAGCTTCCAAAAAAGAGTACAATTCGGCAGAACTTTTGTTACCAAAACAAGAAGAAGAAGGGTTACGTGAAGTAACTTTATTACTAGAAAAAGAGGAAGTACCATTTGAAGTTGGAGACGATTTAGCAGTGACGTTAAACATTCCAATCATATACTTTGACTTTGACAAATCGAATATTCGTCCTGATGCTGCCACAGAATTAGAAAAAGTGGTAGTGGTGATGAAAAAGTATCCAACGCTCAAAATCGATGTTCGTTCGCATACAGACAGTCGTGGAGGAGATGCATACAACAAACGATTATCACAACGTAGAAACCAATCTACACGTGACTACATTGTTTCTAGAGGCATTGATGCTAGCAGACTTATTGGTGCAGGTTATGGAGAAACACGCCACGTAAATAAATGTAGCAATGGTGTAAAATGCACCGAAGAAGAACACCAACTCAACAGACGAAGTGAATTCATCGTGACGGAAAGATAA
- the idi gene encoding isopentenyl-diphosphate Delta-isomerase: MTQENVILVNEKDEQIGLMEKIEAHEKALLHRAFSVFILNDKGELMLQQRALHKYHSPGLWTNTCCSHQRDGESNINAGKRRLQEEMGFVTELTEAVSFIYKAPFDNGLTEHEYDHVMTGTYNDAPTINPDEVASWKWMAVKAVKNDITENPDQYTAWFKIIFDKFYQHIKVDT, encoded by the coding sequence ATGACACAAGAAAACGTAATCTTAGTAAACGAAAAAGATGAGCAAATCGGTTTAATGGAAAAAATCGAAGCGCATGAAAAAGCATTGCTTCACCGAGCATTTTCCGTATTCATTCTAAATGACAAAGGCGAACTCATGCTACAACAACGTGCTTTACACAAATACCATTCGCCAGGTTTATGGACAAATACCTGTTGCAGTCATCAACGCGATGGAGAAAGCAACATAAATGCTGGAAAACGAAGATTACAAGAAGAAATGGGATTCGTAACGGAACTTACGGAAGCTGTATCATTCATATACAAAGCGCCTTTTGACAATGGACTCACGGAGCACGAGTACGATCATGTCATGACAGGAACGTACAATGACGCACCTACAATCAATCCGGATGAAGTAGCTTCATGGAAATGGATGGCTGTGAAAGCAGTAAAAAATGATATCACCGAAAATCCAGATCAATACACAGCTTGGTTCAAAATAATATTTGATAAATTTTACCAACACATAAAAGTCGATACATGA
- a CDS encoding 6-pyruvoyl trahydropterin synthase family protein — MKVTVSRKAHFNAAHRLYRPDWDDAKNEEIFGKCSNPNYHGHNYELIVSVKGEIDKETGFVMDVKILKDLIISEVEDAFDHKNLNIEVPEFKNLNPTAENIVVVIWNKLRKHISTTLDLEIVLYETPRNFVKYAGE, encoded by the coding sequence ATGAAAGTAACCGTAAGTAGAAAAGCACACTTTAACGCTGCACACCGATTATATCGACCAGATTGGGACGATGCTAAAAACGAAGAAATCTTTGGAAAATGTAGCAATCCCAACTATCATGGACATAATTACGAACTCATTGTAAGTGTCAAAGGCGAAATAGACAAAGAAACAGGATTTGTCATGGATGTAAAAATACTAAAAGATTTAATTATCTCAGAAGTAGAAGACGCGTTCGATCATAAAAATCTAAACATTGAAGTTCCTGAATTCAAAAACTTAAATCCTACTGCGGAAAACATTGTTGTCGTCATTTGGAACAAACTCAGAAAGCATATTTCAACAACACTAGACTTAGAAATAGTATTATATGAAACACCACGAAACTTTGTAAAATACGCAGGAGAATAA
- a CDS encoding type I phosphomannose isomerase catalytic subunit gives MNLYPLKFKSIYKERIWGGNKLQTMLNKNVTGDAIGESWEISDVNDVPSVVANGELQGKTLQELSETFQEKLLGTKVYSAFGTKFPLLIKYIDANRDLSIQVHPNDELAKKRHNSFGKTEMWYVMQADEGAELIVGFNQEVTKEVFQTHVKNNTLTEILNFQKVKKGDVYFLPAGRIHSIGGGILLAEIQQTSDITYRIFDWNRVDAEGNSRELHTDLALDAIDYTLHENYKTAFKSKENTATTIVDSPYFTTNLIPFQGELDVNHDEKDSFVIYMCVKGNVTFETANYKEKLSFGETLLLPAAIKNIKISTTEASELLEVYIN, from the coding sequence ATGAATCTATATCCTTTAAAATTCAAATCTATCTACAAAGAACGTATTTGGGGCGGCAACAAACTGCAAACAATGCTCAACAAAAACGTTACAGGAGATGCTATTGGCGAAAGTTGGGAAATCTCGGATGTAAATGATGTACCATCAGTAGTTGCGAATGGAGAATTGCAAGGGAAAACATTGCAGGAACTAAGTGAGACGTTTCAAGAAAAACTATTAGGGACAAAAGTATACAGCGCGTTCGGAACAAAATTTCCACTGCTCATAAAATACATTGACGCAAACAGAGATTTATCAATCCAAGTACATCCAAATGATGAATTAGCCAAAAAGCGTCACAATTCCTTTGGTAAAACGGAAATGTGGTACGTAATGCAAGCGGATGAAGGCGCAGAATTAATAGTCGGATTCAATCAAGAAGTAACCAAAGAGGTATTTCAAACACATGTAAAAAACAATACGCTCACAGAAATTCTCAACTTTCAAAAAGTAAAAAAAGGAGATGTATATTTCTTGCCTGCAGGAAGAATTCATTCCATTGGTGGCGGAATTCTCTTGGCGGAAATTCAACAAACTTCAGACATAACCTATCGTATCTTTGATTGGAATAGAGTAGATGCAGAAGGAAATTCACGCGAATTGCACACGGATTTAGCACTTGACGCGATAGATTACACTTTGCATGAAAACTACAAAACGGCATTCAAATCAAAAGAAAATACAGCAACAACTATTGTTGATTCTCCATATTTCACTACAAATTTAATTCCTTTTCAGGGCGAATTAGATGTAAATCATGATGAAAAAGACTCATTTGTTATATACATGTGTGTAAAAGGAAATGTTACGTTTGAAACTGCAAACTACAAGGAAAAGCTCTCTTTCGGAGAAACATTACTGCTACCTGCCGCAATCAAAAACATAAAAATAAGCACAACAGAAGCTTCTGAACTCTTGGAAGTTTATATTAATTAG
- a CDS encoding M48 family metalloprotease — protein MKKILLVLILFISYTQLLTSQNNLTEKQQYFLQELNDAYGGQILFAKNYHKTSNVYYKLVEYSGMNFPVVFNQTFHWGEAHYGGLIILDYSTIHKKKDILAFVFAHEWAHQALGHQPNLYKPNGSKWRVKTSSTQYEDEADYYAGQFLAKYEYDIKKVTNYLSSLPEFNDTQHSSGKKRAATVLRGFNSVPKINRQITQTTISESTPEFQSILIEEFNNNTKNWKTGRDFKKMTGAFDGKVKTLNVHYEISNGKYKIRNLGDYGQGGIAKDKLKFNSSSNFEISTVFNLYSGGFEVSWDSCSSEPDAEGYTEGFSNYIYLTADGNYRIGHHNRKVEFGNTERSGTFTFGNSNRVYLRIVYKNGTCKYYINNKMIASKSANICGNGASFKVDTKTDVEIDNILILRKN, from the coding sequence ATGAAAAAAATATTATTGGTACTCATACTCTTCATTTCATATACGCAACTTTTAACTTCACAAAATAATCTAACAGAAAAGCAACAATATTTTTTGCAAGAACTAAATGATGCGTATGGCGGACAGATTCTTTTTGCAAAAAATTATCACAAAACATCAAATGTATATTACAAACTCGTTGAATACTCAGGAATGAACTTCCCTGTAGTGTTCAATCAAACCTTTCATTGGGGAGAAGCACATTATGGCGGATTGATTATTTTAGATTATTCAACAATTCATAAAAAGAAAGACATTTTAGCTTTCGTATTTGCGCATGAATGGGCGCATCAAGCACTTGGACATCAACCAAACTTATACAAACCGAATGGAAGCAAATGGCGCGTAAAAACGTCAAGTACGCAATACGAAGATGAAGCAGATTATTACGCAGGACAATTTTTGGCAAAATATGAGTATGATATAAAAAAAGTTACAAACTACCTCAGTTCATTACCTGAGTTTAATGATACTCAGCATTCTTCAGGAAAAAAAAGAGCTGCAACAGTTTTGAGAGGTTTTAATAGTGTTCCTAAAATTAATAGACAAATTACACAAACTACTATTTCTGAAAGTACGCCAGAATTTCAATCAATCTTAATAGAAGAATTCAATAACAATACTAAAAATTGGAAAACAGGAAGAGATTTTAAAAAAATGACAGGTGCTTTTGATGGGAAAGTAAAAACGTTGAACGTACACTATGAAATTTCCAACGGAAAATATAAAATTAGAAATTTAGGCGATTATGGACAAGGTGGCATCGCAAAAGACAAATTAAAATTCAATTCGAGTTCAAACTTTGAAATTTCTACCGTATTCAATTTATATAGTGGCGGATTTGAAGTTTCATGGGATTCATGTAGCAGCGAACCAGATGCTGAAGGTTACACAGAAGGTTTTTCAAACTATATCTATCTCACAGCAGATGGAAACTACAGAATTGGACATCATAATAGAAAAGTTGAATTTGGAAATACGGAAAGATCAGGAACATTTACATTCGGAAATTCAAATAGAGTATACTTGCGAATTGTGTATAAAAACGGTACGTGTAAATATTACATCAACAACAAAATGATCGCAAGCAAATCTGCTAATATTTGTGGAAATGGTGCAAGTTTCAAAGTTGACACAAAAACAGATGTTGAAATAGATAATATATTAATACTGAGAAAAAATTAG